The Pyxidicoccus trucidator genome includes a window with the following:
- a CDS encoding pectin acetylesterase-family hydrolase: MKRLLLACLMAAALVPGMARAEVIVSSIVSVLVDGGNNYNWQKVELPGTKCGNGSQYKFYVHRTGSPNLLFLLEGGGACWDFETCSGRAGVLGAANPNGISDDYITQFTAKYVSPLVNGADPGLPGRSRKDLATKDWNIVYMPYCTGDVHIGNNVATYTDTTGQNPPLTWHHSGYTNTMAAANWTRTQFPNVQKFLMTGYSAGGTATSAGYYFVRKAINPARGYLLNDSGPIFLAPNATYRSRSLHDKIRQSWNLNSVFSLLPATFNQNDFGTINRMVAQEFPNDQLAYTGYTRDYNYSRFSYDRFHTPNDEESVHGYWKQDQDRLVQELNLYNNFSYFIPHHRAINSSHCSTIITFIGAHACQKMEKKRYWYEYLEFPFTQTYKCYSEFVGMDTFLSRWINENQRVRVYEPTNWYNNEDPGMQIVAPLINGALGG, encoded by the coding sequence ATGAAGCGCCTACTCCTGGCCTGTCTCATGGCCGCAGCGCTGGTACCTGGCATGGCTCGCGCGGAGGTCATCGTCTCCTCCATCGTCAGCGTGCTCGTGGACGGAGGTAACAACTACAACTGGCAGAAGGTGGAGCTCCCCGGGACGAAGTGCGGCAACGGCTCCCAGTACAAGTTCTACGTCCACCGCACCGGCTCGCCCAACCTGCTGTTCCTGCTGGAGGGCGGCGGCGCGTGCTGGGACTTCGAGACGTGCAGCGGGCGCGCGGGCGTGCTGGGCGCGGCCAACCCGAACGGCATCAGCGACGACTACATCACCCAGTTCACGGCGAAGTACGTGTCGCCGCTCGTCAACGGCGCCGACCCGGGCCTGCCGGGCCGCAGCCGCAAGGACCTGGCCACCAAGGACTGGAACATCGTCTACATGCCGTACTGCACGGGTGACGTGCACATCGGCAACAACGTGGCGACGTACACGGACACGACGGGGCAGAACCCGCCGCTGACGTGGCACCACTCCGGCTACACCAACACCATGGCGGCGGCCAACTGGACGCGCACCCAGTTCCCCAACGTCCAGAAGTTCCTGATGACGGGCTACAGCGCGGGCGGCACGGCGACGTCGGCCGGCTACTACTTCGTGCGCAAGGCCATCAACCCGGCCCGCGGCTACCTGCTGAATGACTCGGGCCCCATCTTCCTGGCGCCGAACGCCACGTACCGCTCGCGCTCGCTGCACGACAAGATTCGCCAGTCGTGGAACCTGAACTCGGTCTTCTCGCTGCTGCCGGCCACGTTCAACCAGAACGACTTCGGCACCATCAACCGCATGGTGGCGCAGGAGTTCCCGAACGACCAGCTCGCGTACACGGGCTACACGCGCGACTACAACTACTCGCGCTTCTCCTATGACCGCTTCCACACGCCCAACGACGAGGAGTCCGTGCACGGCTACTGGAAGCAGGACCAGGACCGGCTCGTGCAGGAGCTGAACCTCTACAACAACTTCAGCTACTTCATCCCGCACCACCGGGCCATCAACTCCAGCCACTGCAGCACCATCATCACCTTCATCGGTGCGCACGCCTGCCAGAAGATGGAGAAGAAGCGGTACTGGTACGAGTACCTCGAGTTCCCCTTCACCCAGACGTACAAGTGCTACAGCGAGTTCGTCGGCATGGACACGTTCCTCTCGCGGTGGATCAACGAGAACCAGCGCGTCCGCGTCTACGAGCCGACCAACTGGTACAACAACGAGGACCCCGGCATGCAGATTGTCGCGCCCCTCATCAACGGCGCGCTGGGCGGGTAG
- a CDS encoding metal-dependent hydrolase: MDNLTHGLLGLALGALRRPDAPPGGRTSPTDRAVLLGAVLASELPDLDTLLARGDAVTVALQAHRGLSHSLLFSPVVALGATLAACAVFRGARPRPVLAASLASVLGAHLLPDLWTGWGTRLLLPFSDVRLSLDWTMVVDPWVTLPLLAGALVAWRRRAAWRRALLVGLACSVAYVGARVVSWGVLTRRVEATYASAVSVRVFPLPFSVGTWRYVATLPGGVLAAGEVPLAGAPREARRVDASVDALPQELREVGPVREALAWARFPVVTVAPFDGGREVRISDLRYHLRGEPTLGFVIRLDAGNRVTEARLERGGSASELLRRWRGGSAGPTREDGGDAGASGVP; encoded by the coding sequence ATGGACAACCTCACCCACGGGCTGCTGGGGCTCGCCCTCGGCGCGCTGCGCAGGCCCGACGCGCCCCCGGGAGGGCGCACCTCGCCCACGGACCGCGCCGTGCTGCTGGGCGCCGTGCTCGCCTCGGAGCTGCCGGACCTGGACACGCTGCTGGCGCGCGGGGACGCGGTGACGGTGGCCCTCCAAGCCCACCGGGGCCTGTCCCACTCGCTCCTCTTCAGCCCGGTGGTGGCGCTCGGCGCCACGCTGGCCGCGTGCGCCGTCTTCCGGGGCGCCAGGCCCCGTCCCGTCCTCGCCGCCAGCCTGGCCTCCGTCCTCGGCGCGCACCTGCTGCCAGACTTGTGGACGGGCTGGGGGACGCGGCTGCTGCTGCCCTTCTCCGACGTCCGCCTCAGTCTCGATTGGACGATGGTGGTGGACCCGTGGGTGACGCTGCCGCTGCTGGCCGGGGCCCTGGTGGCCTGGCGGCGGCGCGCGGCGTGGCGCCGGGCGCTGCTCGTGGGCCTGGCGTGCTCGGTGGCCTACGTGGGGGCACGCGTGGTGTCCTGGGGCGTGCTGACGCGACGGGTGGAGGCCACCTACGCGTCGGCGGTGTCCGTGCGCGTCTTCCCCCTGCCCTTCTCCGTGGGCACCTGGCGGTACGTGGCCACCCTGCCCGGCGGGGTGCTCGCCGCGGGCGAGGTGCCCCTGGCCGGCGCGCCGCGTGAGGCACGCCGCGTGGACGCCTCGGTGGACGCGCTCCCCCAGGAGTTGCGCGAGGTGGGCCCCGTGCGCGAGGCGCTCGCCTGGGCCCGCTTCCCCGTCGTCACGGTGGCCCCCTTCGACGGGGGCCGCGAGGTGCGCATCTCCGACCTGCGCTACCACCTGCGTGGCGAGCCCACGCTGGGCTTCGTCATCCGCCTGGACGCGGGCAACCGTGTCACGGAGGCACGGCTGGAGCGCGGGGGCAGCGCGAGCGAGCTGCTGCGCCGGTGGCGGGGCGGCTCGGCCGGGCCCACCCGCGAGGACGGCGGGGACGCGGGAGCCAGCGGCGTCCCCTGA
- a CDS encoding RBBP9/YdeN family alpha/beta hydrolase has protein sequence MGHGILRAMSAPLLIVPGYSNSGPRHWQSHWERLLPGALRVRMPDWDAPELEAWVASLDAAIAACGEPPVLVTHSLGGTTAAHWAARHRRPVRGALLVAPPDLEHPDVPAPILGFAPTPRQRLPFPSILVASRDDPYATFERSEALARDWGSRLEDAGPAGHINSDSGLGDWPRGQALLDSLLQPSGSWK, from the coding sequence ATGGGCCATGGCATCCTGCGCGCCATGTCCGCGCCCCTGCTCATCGTCCCCGGCTACAGCAACTCGGGCCCCCGCCACTGGCAGAGCCACTGGGAGCGGCTCCTGCCCGGCGCCCTGCGCGTCCGGATGCCCGACTGGGACGCTCCGGAGCTGGAGGCGTGGGTGGCCTCGCTCGACGCGGCCATCGCCGCGTGCGGGGAGCCCCCCGTGCTGGTGACGCACTCGCTGGGCGGGACGACGGCGGCGCACTGGGCGGCACGGCACCGCCGGCCCGTGCGCGGCGCGCTCCTCGTGGCGCCTCCGGACCTGGAGCACCCGGACGTGCCCGCGCCCATCCTCGGCTTCGCGCCCACGCCGCGCCAGCGCCTTCCCTTCCCCTCCATCCTCGTGGCCTCGCGGGATGACCCGTACGCCACCTTCGAGCGCAGCGAGGCCCTGGCACGAGACTGGGGCAGCCGGCTGGAGGACGCGGGCCCCGCGGGCCACATCAACTCCGACTCCGGCCTGGGCGACTGGCCCCGGGGACAGGCCCTGTTGGACTCGCTGCTCCAGCCCTCCGGGAGCTGGAAATGA
- a CDS encoding DUF1552 domain-containing protein — MLRQLSRRNLLQLMGGSAAALPLANLLGTSDAHAQTTAPPLRFIAIFTPHGCLPEFWNPQGGETDFTLDFPNSMLLPLQPHRSKLLVLNGIDYRVLYEHGLTGHEGAPVTFLTGSKVNTSSGDDLPDSASLDQVLGNAIGGTTRFRSLQLNAWEQFGGQHVYNSISFTGNGSRVPFERDPAAVYQRLFGNAPPPAADPAEADKAIARRRSLLNFLVKDANRLRDRLAADERQKLESHLAALADIERRIGSLSTSPNPTPTPVPSESACAGGVVPPAYGLDQLGNLNRMPELTRLHLDLIVRAFACDLTRVVTLTIPGPSMPWLQINEDVHNDLAHRLDVTTEPLRTQIRTKMVTVQRWYAEQVAYLMTQLASVQEGSGTALDNTLILWGNELGDAAGHMNVRVPTVLAGGAGGRFRMGRFLHARPAGSNPLSGWTGPGTPLPGAIAHNKLLVSIAQAFGVNVNTFGHPDYTGPLAGLT, encoded by the coding sequence ATGCTCCGCCAACTCTCCCGACGAAACCTGCTTCAGCTGATGGGTGGCTCGGCCGCGGCGCTCCCGCTGGCCAACCTGCTCGGCACCTCCGACGCGCACGCGCAGACCACCGCGCCCCCGCTGCGCTTCATCGCCATCTTCACGCCCCACGGGTGCCTTCCGGAGTTCTGGAACCCGCAGGGTGGCGAGACGGACTTCACGCTCGACTTCCCCAACTCCATGCTGCTCCCGCTCCAGCCGCACCGCTCCAAGCTGCTGGTGCTCAACGGCATCGACTACCGGGTGCTGTACGAGCACGGCCTGACAGGCCACGAGGGCGCGCCCGTCACCTTCCTCACCGGCAGCAAGGTCAACACCTCCAGCGGTGACGACCTGCCGGACAGCGCCTCGCTGGACCAGGTGCTGGGCAACGCCATTGGCGGCACCACGCGGTTCCGCTCCCTCCAGCTCAACGCGTGGGAGCAGTTCGGTGGCCAGCACGTCTACAACAGCATCAGCTTCACGGGGAACGGCTCCCGCGTGCCCTTCGAGCGGGACCCGGCCGCCGTCTACCAGCGCCTCTTCGGCAACGCGCCCCCGCCCGCCGCGGACCCGGCCGAGGCCGACAAGGCCATCGCCCGTCGCAGGAGCCTGCTCAACTTCCTCGTCAAGGACGCCAACCGCCTTCGCGACAGGCTCGCGGCCGATGAGCGCCAGAAGCTGGAGTCGCACCTGGCGGCGCTCGCGGACATCGAGCGGCGCATCGGCTCGCTGAGCACCTCGCCCAACCCCACGCCCACGCCGGTGCCCTCCGAGTCCGCCTGCGCGGGTGGCGTGGTGCCGCCGGCCTATGGCCTGGACCAGCTGGGCAACCTCAACCGCATGCCCGAGCTGACACGGCTGCACCTGGACCTCATCGTCCGTGCCTTCGCGTGTGACTTGACGCGGGTGGTGACGCTGACCATTCCGGGCCCGTCCATGCCGTGGCTGCAGATCAACGAGGACGTGCACAACGACCTGGCGCACCGACTGGACGTCACCACCGAGCCGCTGCGCACGCAGATCCGCACGAAGATGGTGACGGTGCAGCGCTGGTACGCCGAGCAGGTGGCGTACCTCATGACGCAGCTGGCCTCGGTGCAGGAGGGCAGCGGCACCGCGCTGGACAACACGCTCATCCTCTGGGGCAACGAGTTGGGCGACGCCGCGGGCCACATGAATGTGCGCGTCCCCACGGTGCTGGCCGGTGGCGCGGGCGGCAGGTTCCGCATGGGGCGCTTCCTCCACGCGCGCCCGGCGGGCTCCAACCCGCTCTCCGGCTGGACTGGCCCGGGCACTCCGCTGCCGGGGGCCATCGCCCACAACAAGCTGCTGGTCTCCATCGCCCAGGCCTTCGGGGTGAATGTGAATACCTTCGGCCACCCGGACTACACCGGTCCGCTGGCCGGGCTGACCTGA